Proteins encoded within one genomic window of Eleutherodactylus coqui strain aEleCoq1 chromosome 1, aEleCoq1.hap1, whole genome shotgun sequence:
- the LOC136572577 gene encoding vomeronasal type-2 receptor 26-like yields MEILHISQIPRSACSESCLPGYRKVPWEGKQKCCYYCVPCAEGEISNQTDMERCLECPEDRWPNERRDICIPRPIDFLSYEDTLGLSLVIINLFFCFVTVVVLGIYIKHKDTSIVKANNQNLSYILLLSLLFSFLCSLLFIGRPTRISCLLRQVGTGIIYSLAVSSILAKTVTVVLAFHAIQPGRTLRRWLGRHLSTSLLITGTTGEVLICVFWLSFSPPFSDYNTAVEVGKIILQCNEGSVIAFYMVLGYMGFLAVLSFIIAFLARKLPDVFNEAQYISFSMLVFCSVWISFIPAYLSTKGKYMVAVEVFAISASSAGLLGCIFIPKCYIILLRPELNTKFNKILGQRKSIKHTL; encoded by the exons ATGGAAATTCTCCATATATCACAGATACCACGTTCTGCCTGCAGTGAGAGTTGTCTACCCGGATACAGGAAAGTCCCATGGGAAGGAAAACAAAAATGCTGCTACTACTGCGTCCCCTGTGCAGAAGGCGAGATCTCCAACCAGACTG ATATGGAGAGATGTTTGGAGTGTCCTGAAGACCGCTGGCCTAATGAGAGAAGAGACATCTGTATCCCAAGACCAATTGATTTCCTGTCCTATGAAGATACATTGGGATTATCTCTCGTCATTATCAATCTCTTCTTCTGTTTTGTGACTGTCGTTGTGTTGgggatatatataaaacacaaggacACTTCAATAGTGAAAGCCAATAATCAGAACCTGAGCTACATCCTGCTCCTCTCTCTACTCTTCTCATTTCTATGTTCTCTCTTATTCATTGGACGGCCCACGAGGATCTCATGTCTGCTACGACAGGTGGGAACTGGGATCATTTATAGTCTTGCAGTTTCTTCCATTTTAGCTAAAACAGTCACTGTAGTCTTGGCTTTTCATGCCATCCAACCTGGCAGAACACTGAGGAGATGGTTGGGGAGACATCTCTCCACATCCTTACTCATTACTGGTACAACAGGAGAGGTTCTGATCTGTGTCTTCTGGTTGTCTTTCTCTCCGCCATTCTCAGATTATAACACTGCAGTAGAGGTTGGGAAGATAATCTTACAATGTAATGAGGGATCTGTCATTGCTTTCTACATGGTCCTTGGCTACATGGGATTTCTGGCTGTGTTGAGCTTTATTATAGCATTTCTAGCCAGAAAGCTTCCAGACGTCTTCAATGAGGCTCAGTACATCTCCTTCAGCATGCTGgtcttctgcagtgtgtggatcTCCTTCATCCCAGCCTATCTCAGTACCAAGGGGAAATACATGGTGGCTGTAGAAGTTTTTGCCATCTCAGCTTCCAGTGCTGGACTCCTGGGCTGTATCTTCATCCCCAAATGTTACATTATCCTGCTGAGACCAGAGCTGAATACAAAGTTCAACAAAATTTTGGGACAAAGAAAGAGTATAAAGCATACGTTGTAG